AGAGAGAGTTACGCCAAATCCCCGCACGGAACCTGACCCGAAATAAAATAATACAAGTGCTGCAATTAAAGTCGTGATATTCGAGTCTAAGATCGTAACAAGAGCTTTTCTGAATCCTGAGTCAAGTGCTGCTAAAGGAGTTTTGCCGGCGTTCTGTTCTTCTTTTATGCGCTCATAAATTAAAACGTTGCCGTCGACAGCCATTCCGAGCGTTAAAATAATTCCTGCGATACCCGGAAGAGTCAAGGTTGCATTAAACGCGATTAACCCCGCAAAAATAAGCAAAACAGTTACAGCAAGTGCCAAATCTGCCGCAAGTCCTCTGAATTGATAATAAAGCAGCATGAAAACGAGCACCATTCCAGCACCGAATAAACCTGCTTCGAGTCCTTGTCTTACTGAGTCAGCACCTAAGCTCGGCCCGACAGATCTATTTTCTGCGATTTCGACTGCAACAGGTAAAGCACCGGCCTTAAGCATGATTGCGAGTCTTCCGGCTTCCTCGTTTGTGAATCTGCCTGTAATTTGTGCGCGTCCTCCTGCGATTCTGTCCTGCACGACGGGAGCGGAAATTACTACATTGTCAAGAACTATAGCTAATTGTTTGCCGATTAATCTTGCTGTAGCCTGCTCGAATAAATTTGCGCCGTTAGAATTAAATTCAAGCGATACACCCATGCGGCCTAAGCTGTCGGGATTCATTTCAGCGTTGATTAAGTCTTTGCCCGATAAAAGCACCGGCCCAAGCAAATAAAATAATCCGGCTTCCTCACCTGGTGCGACGATAGATCCGGGAGTGTTGGCTGTCTTTGCCTGAAAATCTGCGCTTGCGTTTGCTAATTGATTTACTGCGTTCTGCCAGCGTTCTTGAGCGTCTGCAAATTGTACGTCGTTATCATAATTGCTGCGAATGGGTGCGGGAGGGGGAGTGCCGTTTGTCTCTAGGACCTCGCGAAAATCCATCTGCGCCGTACGTCCAATTAATTCAAGTGCTGCTGCAGGGTCTTGAATGCCGGGTAAATCTACAATGATTCTATCTGAACCGCTTTTCTGTATAATGGGCTCTGCGACTCCGTACTGGTCGATTCTATTTCTGAGCACTGCTAAGAGTCTGTCAATGCTGTCATCTCTGACGGGATTCTCTGGTGTGTCCTTTGCCTGCAAAACGATATGAGCTCCGCCCTTGAGATCGAGTCCGAGATTGATATTATTTCTCTCGTACCACACGAACACAGAAGCAGCAGCGATTACAAGAATTACGAGCCAAAGTCTAGTTCTATTAGAGAGCATTTACGCGCTTGCCTCCGTTTTGTTAGCTGTTGTTGAGGCTCGTTTTGTCTGCACCGCTGATTTAAGGATTCTGACTCTGACACCTTCTGCGATTTCGATTTGGAAAGAGTCTTCGCGTACTTCTCTGACTGTTCCCATGAAACCGCCGATTGTAATAATTTCATCGCCCCTGTTAATGCTTGCGATCATGTTATTATGCTGTTTATCGCGTTTTCTTTGCGGACGAATAATAAAGAAATAAAATATCAGTACAAATATTGCAAGAGGGAAAAGCATCCCCATCAAGCCGCCGCCCTGAGGAGCAGCCCCCGCATCACCGCCGCCCGGAGCACTTGCACCACTGCCGCCGCAAATGTTTACAGCTGTTGTTGATTCTGCCATGTCTGAAAAAATTACCTCCTGAAAAATTTATTACTTCCACATCGGGGAATATTTTGCGAGTCCTGCATACTTTGCAACGTCGCCGAGTTCTTCCTCGATTCTGAGAAGCTGATTATATTTCGCGATTCTGTCTGTTCTTGCGATACTTCCTGTTTTAATCTGGCCTGCACGTGTTGCAACTGCCAAATCTGCAATGAAGGTGTCTGCTGTCTCGCCTGATCTGTGAGAGACTACAGCGGCATAACCTGAATCAGCGGCCATTTGTATAACTTGAAGAGTCTCGCTTACTGTTCCGATCTGATTTAACTTGACGAGTACTGCATTTGCGATACCTTCAGAAATTCCGCGTGCCAAAATCTTTGGATTCGTTACAAATAAATCATCGCCGACAAGCTGAATTTTTTTGCCGAGTGCTGCTGTAAGAGCTGCCCAGCCTTCCCAGTCGTCCTCTGCGCAACCGTCTTCAATCGAGATAACCGGATAATTTGCGACAAGATCTTCATAAAGTTTTACAAGTTCGCCGGAAGTGTATTCTGCTCCGCCGCTCTTGCTGAAGACGTATTTATTTTTCTCCGCTACGAAAAATTCAGACGAGGCGACATCAAGTGCAAAGCTGACATCATCACCGGGTTTGTAACCTGCTTTATTTACTGCTTCCATTAGTAAATCAAGTGCTTCACGGTTATCCTTGAGGTTAGGAGCAAATCCGCCTTCATCGCCGACACCTGTTGAGTATCCGCGAGCTTTTGTGCAGCTTTTGAGAGCGTGATAAACTTCTGCGCCCATTCTTAAAGCCTCAGAAAAATTTTTCCCGCTGTGAGGTACGATCATGAACTCTTGAAAATCGACTGTAGAGTCTGCATGTGCTCCGCCGTTAATAACATTCATCATCGGTGTAGGAAGTAAAGCACCTCCGACTCCGCCGAGCCATCTGTAAAGGGGAAGTCCGTGGCTGTCTGCTGCTGCCCGCGCTGTTGCCATTGATACACCGAGAATCGCATTTGCGCCGAGATTCTTTTTGCCGTCAGAACCGTCAAGCTCAATCATTGCTTTATCGACTGCGAATTGATCATCAGCGTCATAACAACCGACTAACTCAGGGGCGATTTTCTCATTTACGTTATTGACTGCGTGCTGAGTGCCTTTGCCGTTATAACGCGCCTCTTTGTCTCGAAGCTCTAAAGCCTCATGAACGCCGGTAGATGCTCCGGAAGGTACTGCTGCTCTTCCAAATGAACCGTCTTCAAGCTGTACATCAACTTCAACTGTAGGGTTGCCTCTTGAGTCAAGAATCTCGCGGCCGTGAACTCCAACTATTAATGCCATTAAATAAAACCTCCTGATAAAAATTTTAGTTTACGAGCTATTATAAACGGGTAATGAAAATTTTAAAATGGTAATTCGTCGGGCTTTACTGTACGTTCTGCGATTTGTTCCCATGAAATTGTTTTAGGACGCTTTAAAATTGCCTCGTCTGCGCACAAAACTTTTACTTTCAAGACGCGGTTTATGTATGCGATTTCGATTATATTTCCCTCGTTGACCTCGCTTGAAGATTTGCACTCGCGCCCGTTGAGTCTGACTGCGCCTAACTCGATCATTTCTTGTGCTGCTGTACGGCGTTTGACGAGTCTTGCGAGCTTCAAGAATTTATCAAGCCTCATAAAATTTTTTGCCTCCTGTTATATAATTTCGTTCATACTTCCGGTTCTATATCCCTGCAAATCAAGTGTAACATATGAGAATCCTAAATTTTTTAGCCCGCTATAAATTTTTGTCCTGATTGAGTCTTCTATTATGCGTGAAAAATTTTCTGGTGTTATCTCGATTCTTGCGATATTGCCGTGAATCCTGACCCGCTCTTGACGAAATCCTAAATCCTGTAATAAATTTTCTGCGTTTGCGACCATTATTAATTTTTCCGGAGTAATAGTCTCACCATAAACGAATCTCGACGCAAGACAAGCGAATGAAGGTTTATCCCACGTCGGCAAATTCAATGCGCGCGAAAGTTCCCGGACATCAGATTTTGTGAAAGCAGCTTCACGCAAAGGACTCTTTATTCCGAGTTCGTCTATTGCCTTGAGTCCCGGCCTGTAGTCGCCTAAGTCATCAAGATTCGAGCCTTCTATAACGTGCGATAAATTATTTTCGTGCGCAACAGTTTTTATTCGCGTAAATAAATCTTTCTTGCATAAATAACACCTGTTCGGGGGATTCTGGCTGAAATTTTTTATAGCAAGCTCATCGACTGAAATAATTATTTGCTTGATATTATGAGACTCGCAGAAATTTTTTGATTCGTCAAGCTCACGGCCTGGAATTAAACGCGATTGAATCGTAACGGCAACGGCTTTATCGCGTAAGACTTCATGAGCAATGTATAATAATAAAGTCGAGTCAACTCCGCCGGAAAATGCAACAGCTGCACTCTTGAGTGAGTCAATATAATTTTTTAGAGTCTGATATTTTGCTTGTATAGTCATGATAAATAAATTCTCCTTACACTTATAGCCGCTAAAAATCTTTATCGCTCTGCCAAAATTCGCCCGTCAAAATATTTACGCACGATGAATAACCTTTTTTGCGCTTGCAGTTAGTGTCGAGCATTAAAATATTCTTGCCGCTGACTTTAACGGGGACAGTAATTTTTTTGCCAAATTCTGACTGAGTCGGACGGTGGCCTATCACTACAAATTTATTGCCGTGATAATTTCTGCAAAATCTTTTGTTGAACATTAGAGAAAATTCGTCGTTGGGATTAATTGTGCCGTCGTCATTTATTCCAGCATGAGCAAACACAAAATCCCGGCCATCAATCGTAAGTTCCTGATAAAATTTTAAGCCCGCAAAAAATTCATAAACTTTTTTCGTGAGTTCGGGATCATTAACGCTATTTAATTCGCGCAATAGTGCCCAATTTTTATTATTATCGCGCAAAAATTCACGTTCTTTGTTGCCGCTCAAGAGTATAAAATTTTCTCTCCTGCTTTGTTCCATGAGCCATTGTATAGTCTTTAACTCTTCGCCGGTCTTCTTGCCCTGTATATAATCGCCTAGAAAAATTACTAGGTCTCTATCACTGACATTTAATTTTTTGTACATTGACATAAAGCGCGAAAATTGCCCGTGAATATCACCGACTGCTAAGACACGATTAAATTTTTGCCCGTTGAACTCTACACAATCACAGGAAATATTAAGACTCTGCCAGCCTTCAACAAAATTGTTAGACTCTGCCGGACTGCAAAATAAAGCCGTAATTATCACTAAGCAGCATAAAAATTTTTTCATTCGTCAACACCCTTTATATATCAAAGCTGACTTGAAATGTCATAGAGCTTGCGTTTTCGTTGTCCCTGAGTACGAGATTATTATTATCGCGCGTGAATGTTATAGTGCGTCCCTCGATTGTTGTTAATGTGCCTGAAGTTTTGCGCTCGTTAAGCCATTTTTGAGCATTGAACACGAAAAAATCTCTGTCAATTAATCGCGCTATATTCTCCGTTTGATTGGCCATAAAAGTAAATATACTCGTCATTACAACGAGAAAAACTAACAATGCCGTCAAGAATTCTATTAGAGTCTCTGCACTTCTCCGACGCAAAATAAATCACTCCCCATTAAATAAAGCTCATAAAATTATATAGCAAATACATTACTGACGCTGAAATAATAAAGCTCTCGGAAAATTCCCATAATCAAGAAATTCACGCATAAATTTATATTCATGAGTCAAATTTTTTAACGCGCTGACCTGTGCAATATTCCCAGACTCTAAAATTATATAACGAGGCTTCAAATCACACGCAAAAATTTCACGGTAAAATTTCATTCCGTCCGGGCCTCCGTCTAAAGCGTTCAAAGGTTCATAATCTTTCACTGTTGAGTCAAGTCTTGCAATTTCCTGCGATTCTATATATGGCGGATTGCTGATTAATAAATCAATTTCGAGTCCGTCAAGAGTCTTGATAATTTTCGCACGTTCGGCCAAGTCATAACGCAAAATATTTTCACGCGCATAAAATAAAGCCTCCTTGCTATTGTCGAGCATGTAAGCAAATGAATTAGGGAACTCAAGCAAAAGTGTTACAGCAATGCACCCGGAACCAGTGCCGAAATCAAGAAACGAAAATTTTTCATCGCGGGCAAAACAATATTTAGCAGCCTCAATTAATGACTCTGTGTCCTGACGCGGAATTAATACACCTTTACCGACTTTGAAATCACGCCCGTAAAAAGTTGACTCGCCGATTATATATTGCAATGGTTCACTAGACTCACGGCGTGAAATAAATTCATCAATTTTTGCCAGCTCAGAATCAGAAAATTTTTGACGCGTAAGAATCTGCGAATGACTAATATTAAGAGCCGCCGACATCAGCCATATTGACTCTTGCTGAAAATTTTTTATGCCGGCAGACTCTAAACGTTTTGCGAAATTATTAACCTTCAAGATCTTGCAGTTTCTGAGTCTGTTCTGCTAATAACATTGCGTCAATCATCTCGTATAAATCGCCGTCGAGATAAGCCTCAAGTTTGTAGAGAGTCAAATTTATTCTGTGATCTGTTATGCGGTTTTGAGGAAAATTGTAAGTTCTGACTCTTTCGCTTCTGTCGCCTGAACCTATCATGCCCCGGCGTTCTGATGCTAACTCTGAATTTTGCTTCTGCTGTTCGAGGTCATATAATTTCGTCTTCAAATATGACATTGCCCGCGCACGATTCTTAATTTGCGAGCGTTCGTCCTGACAAGTTACGACTATACCTGTAGGCAAATGCGTTATTCTCACGGCTGAGTCAGTCATATTAACGTGCTGGCCTCCTGCACCGCTAGATCTGTAAGTATCAATTTTCAAATCTTCCGGCCTAATATCGATTTCCACATCATCAGCTTCCGGCATAACAGCAACAGTTGCAGCACTCGTGTGAATCCTTCCGCTTGCTTCAGTAACGGGGACTCGCTGGACTCTATGAACGCCGGACTCATATTTCATTTTGCTGTAAGCGCCTTTACTGTCGATTCTGAATATAATTTCTTTGTAGCCGCCTATGCCAGCTGTATTTGTTGAACTCTCAATAATTTCAATTTTCCAGTGTTGACGCTCACAAAATCTCACGTACATTCTAAATAAATCAGCAGCAAATAAAGTAGCTTCGTCGCCTCCTGTGCCTGCTCTGATTTCAACAACTACGCTTTTTTCGTCGTTAGGGTCTTGAGGCAGTAATAAAAGAGTTAAATCGCGCGTAAAATTTTCGATTTTAGGTTCAAGATTTGCGAGTTCTTCACGTGCTAGGGTCTCAAGCTCTGAGTCTCCTGATTTGATTAACTCTTTTGCTTCACTGATAGACTTTAAAGCGTCTTGATATTCACGATATTTAATTACGACCGGTTCGAGCTGTGCGCGTTTTTTGCCGAGTATCTGCAATTCTTTCGGGTTAGCTGCTATTTCCGGATCTGATAATTTATTGCCGACTTCTATATATTCCTGCTCGATAGCTTGTAATTTAGGCTCGATGTTCATGATAATAAACCTCCGTTTAATGCTGTATCAAGTGAGATTAACGCGACTTCAGCCTGATTTATATTAGGCTCTCTCGTTGTTAAATATTGCAGAGTCAAAAACGGTGCTATTACGCAGAGTCCAAATTTCCCGGAACTTGATGCGAATCTTATAATCTCGTAAGAAATCCCAATTACGACGGGAATTAATATAATGCGCGCTAAAACCTGCAAAATAAAACTTTCTCCGGCAATAAGAGTCTTTACCGGCGAGAAAACTATAATGCTTACTATAACGGCAATCAGCAAAAACGATGTCCCGCACCTCGGATGTATTCGCGAACATTTCATAATATTTTCGGGAGTCATTGCTTGGCCGCTCTCGAATGCGTTAATAGTCTTATGTTCTGCACCGTGATACTTGAAGACTTCTTTAATGTCAGACCAGAGTCCTATAATTGCAACGTAAGCAACAAATATTACAGCACGCAAAACGCCTTCTATAATATTCACATAAAGGGGAGTGCTTGCCATATGACCAGCCAGCCACAACGGAAGCGCGATAAATAAACCTCCTACAGCAAAAATCGCAATCAGAATCGACAATAAAATATCTTTGAACGTCAATTTTTCCTGCGTTTCCTCAAGTGCGACCTCTGCCGAACGTGATAATGCTTTGAATCCCGTAGCTAACATTTCACACATGGTAACGACTCCGCGAATCAACGGCAATTTATAAGGGTATCTCTGAGTCCGTGAACTATGCGGCCAATTTTCTTTGAATATTTCACCGGTTGGCCTTCTTACAGCGAGTCCCCATAAATTTTTGCCCTTCATCAGCACGCCTTCAATTACTGCCTGACCTCCGACGGGAATTTTCTTAATGTCTGACTCGGCTTGTGATATAAATAAATTTACTGCTAACATAAATAAATGATTCAATCTCTTAAACAAGTAATAAATCCTCCATATTTCTATAAGGCTTGTTGCATGAGCGGGACTCCTCACATTTTCCGAATATACATGATGGGCCGGCTTTCTCGAATAAAACCGGAGCTTTTTCCCGCACAAGAATTAACATTTTACGC
This portion of the Synergistaceae bacterium genome encodes:
- the prfA gene encoding peptide chain release factor 1, whose product is MNIEPKLQAIEQEYIEVGNKLSDPEIAANPKELQILGKKRAQLEPVVIKYREYQDALKSISEAKELIKSGDSELETLAREELANLEPKIENFTRDLTLLLLPQDPNDEKSVVVEIRAGTGGDEATLFAADLFRMYVRFCERQHWKIEIIESSTNTAGIGGYKEIIFRIDSKGAYSKMKYESGVHRVQRVPVTEASGRIHTSAATVAVMPEADDVEIDIRPEDLKIDTYRSSGAGGQHVNMTDSAVRITHLPTGIVVTCQDERSQIKNRARAMSYLKTKLYDLEQQKQNSELASERRGMIGSGDRSERVRTYNFPQNRITDHRINLTLYKLEAYLDGDLYEMIDAMLLAEQTQKLQDLEG
- a CDS encoding peptide chain release factor N(5)-glutamine methyltransferase, with the protein product MKVNNFAKRLESAGIKNFQQESIWLMSAALNISHSQILTRQKFSDSELAKIDEFISRRESSEPLQYIIGESTFYGRDFKVGKGVLIPRQDTESLIEAAKYCFARDEKFSFLDFGTGSGCIAVTLLLEFPNSFAYMLDNSKEALFYARENILRYDLAERAKIIKTLDGLEIDLLISNPPYIESQEIARLDSTVKDYEPLNALDGGPDGMKFYREIFACDLKPRYIILESGNIAQVSALKNLTHEYKFMREFLDYGNFPRALLFQRQ
- a CDS encoding DUF1385 domain-containing protein, with product MLAVNLFISQAESDIKKIPVGGQAVIEGVLMKGKNLWGLAVRRPTGEIFKENWPHSSRTQRYPYKLPLIRGVVTMCEMLATGFKALSRSAEVALEETQEKLTFKDILLSILIAIFAVGGLFIALPLWLAGHMASTPLYVNIIEGVLRAVIFVAYVAIIGLWSDIKEVFKYHGAEHKTINAFESGQAMTPENIMKCSRIHPRCGTSFLLIAVIVSIIVFSPVKTLIAGESFILQVLARIILIPVVIGISYEIIRFASSSGKFGLCVIAPFLTLQYLTTREPNINQAEVALISLDTALNGGLLS
- the eno gene encoding phosphopyruvate hydratase produces the protein MALIVGVHGREILDSRGNPTVEVDVQLEDGSFGRAAVPSGASTGVHEALELRDKEARYNGKGTQHAVNNVNEKIAPELVGCYDADDQFAVDKAMIELDGSDGKKNLGANAILGVSMATARAAADSHGLPLYRWLGGVGGALLPTPMMNVINGGAHADSTVDFQEFMIVPHSGKNFSEALRMGAEVYHALKSCTKARGYSTGVGDEGGFAPNLKDNREALDLLMEAVNKAGYKPGDDVSFALDVASSEFFVAEKNKYVFSKSGGAEYTSGELVKLYEDLVANYPVISIEDGCAEDDWEGWAALTAALGKKIQLVGDDLFVTNPKILARGISEGIANAVLVKLNQIGTVSETLQVIQMAADSGYAAVVSHRSGETADTFIADLAVATRAGQIKTGSIARTDRIAKYNQLLRIEEELGDVAKYAGLAKYSPMWK
- the yajC gene encoding preprotein translocase subunit YajC — encoded protein: MLFPLAIFVLIFYFFIIRPQRKRDKQHNNMIASINRGDEIITIGGFMGTVREVREDSFQIEIAEGVRVRILKSAVQTKRASTTANKTEASA
- the secD gene encoding protein translocase subunit SecD, whose translation is MLSNRTRLWLVILVIAAASVFVWYERNNINLGLDLKGGAHIVLQAKDTPENPVRDDSIDRLLAVLRNRIDQYGVAEPIIQKSGSDRIIVDLPGIQDPAAALELIGRTAQMDFREVLETNGTPPPAPIRSNYDNDVQFADAQERWQNAVNQLANASADFQAKTANTPGSIVAPGEEAGLFYLLGPVLLSGKDLINAEMNPDSLGRMGVSLEFNSNGANLFEQATARLIGKQLAIVLDNVVISAPVVQDRIAGGRAQITGRFTNEEAGRLAIMLKAGALPVAVEIAENRSVGPSLGADSVRQGLEAGLFGAGMVLVFMLLYYQFRGLAADLALAVTVLLIFAGLIAFNATLTLPGIAGIILTLGMAVDGNVLIYERIKEEQNAGKTPLAALDSGFRKALVTILDSNITTLIAALVLFYFGSGSVRGFGVTLSVGLVASVFANIVVTRAILQLFVKSGKEIIKRK
- a CDS encoding RNA-binding S4 domain-containing protein — translated: MRLDKFLKLARLVKRRTAAQEMIELGAVRLNGRECKSSSEVNEGNIIEIAYINRVLKVKVLCADEAILKRPKTISWEQIAERTVKPDELPF
- the larE gene encoding ATP-dependent sacrificial sulfur transferase LarE is translated as MTIQAKYQTLKNYIDSLKSAAVAFSGGVDSTLLLYIAHEVLRDKAVAVTIQSRLIPGRELDESKNFCESHNIKQIIISVDELAIKNFSQNPPNRCYLCKKDLFTRIKTVAHENNLSHVIEGSNLDDLGDYRPGLKAIDELGIKSPLREAAFTKSDVRELSRALNLPTWDKPSFACLASRFVYGETITPEKLIMVANAENLLQDLGFRQERVRIHGNIARIEITPENFSRIIEDSIRTKIYSGLKNLGFSYVTLDLQGYRTGSMNEII
- a CDS encoding metallophosphoesterase, encoding MKKFLCCLVIITALFCSPAESNNFVEGWQSLNISCDCVEFNGQKFNRVLAVGDIHGQFSRFMSMYKKLNVSDRDLVIFLGDYIQGKKTGEELKTIQWLMEQSRRENFILLSGNKEREFLRDNNKNWALLRELNSVNDPELTKKVYEFFAGLKFYQELTIDGRDFVFAHAGINDDGTINPNDEFSLMFNKRFCRNYHGNKFVVIGHRPTQSEFGKKITVPVKVSGKNILMLDTNCKRKKGYSSCVNILTGEFWQSDKDF